The proteins below come from a single Prochlorococcus marinus str. MIT 9215 genomic window:
- a CDS encoding sodium-dependent transporter, whose amino-acid sequence MNSKISQREQWTSKLGFILAAAGSAVGLGNLWGFAYRSSQGGGAAFVLLYVLIVLIVCLPVFVAEMALGRNAMASTLLAPVKLAGKNWYPLGILFFIAPLGIASYYSVIMGWTADTLFHSLFFGLPKNLTEAETFFGSISSGSSVLLGHLLSLVLTAIIVSSGIKKGIEKVTRYFMPILFIIIVILAIWATSLSGAWEGYKTFLLKFDLNELRNPQTIRNAFTQAFFSLSLGIGIMVTYASYLNKKSNLPKLSLGVASLDTLVGLMAGFITFPIVLTFGLSDAISESTVGALFISIPTGLGSYGVAGRIVAVAFFALAYIAAITSSVSLLEVPVSSLMDKFGFRRGKSVWLITLFLFLAGIPSALNLNILGTVDSIFGGVLLIFGGFLVTFFMGWVVPGKFNEELSDSKVGVKTTRYLKFMTRWVAPPIIGFGLFISVFDLLKGWVS is encoded by the coding sequence TTGAACTCAAAAATTTCTCAAAGAGAACAATGGACTAGTAAGCTAGGATTCATTCTCGCAGCTGCTGGTAGTGCAGTAGGTCTAGGCAACCTTTGGGGTTTTGCTTACAGATCATCTCAAGGTGGAGGCGCCGCTTTTGTACTTTTATATGTATTGATAGTCTTAATCGTATGCCTTCCGGTATTTGTTGCGGAAATGGCTTTAGGAAGAAACGCAATGGCAAGCACTTTACTTGCGCCTGTTAAGCTGGCTGGGAAAAATTGGTATCCATTAGGAATTCTTTTCTTTATAGCTCCCTTAGGAATAGCATCATATTACTCAGTGATAATGGGATGGACAGCAGATACCTTGTTCCATTCTTTATTTTTTGGATTACCGAAGAATTTAACTGAAGCAGAAACCTTCTTTGGCTCGATTAGTAGTGGTAGCAGTGTTTTGTTGGGGCACCTATTAAGTCTTGTACTTACAGCAATAATAGTTTCATCAGGTATAAAAAAAGGTATAGAAAAGGTTACTAGATATTTCATGCCAATCCTTTTCATAATTATTGTGATTCTTGCTATTTGGGCTACTTCACTTTCAGGCGCATGGGAAGGATATAAAACATTTCTACTGAAGTTTGATTTGAATGAATTAAGAAATCCTCAAACAATTAGAAACGCTTTTACACAAGCATTCTTTTCATTAAGCTTAGGAATTGGGATTATGGTTACCTACGCATCCTATTTGAATAAAAAAAGTAATCTTCCAAAACTAAGTCTTGGAGTCGCATCATTAGATACTTTGGTTGGACTAATGGCTGGATTTATAACTTTCCCAATAGTTTTAACATTCGGTTTAAGTGACGCTATTTCTGAATCCACTGTTGGTGCATTATTTATATCAATTCCAACAGGCCTTGGTTCCTATGGGGTAGCAGGAAGAATCGTGGCTGTTGCATTTTTTGCACTAGCTTATATCGCTGCCATAACTTCTTCAGTTTCATTGTTAGAAGTTCCAGTTTCTTCGTTAATGGATAAATTTGGCTTTAGGAGAGGAAAATCAGTTTGGTTGATAACTTTATTCTTATTCTTAGCAGGTATTCCTTCTGCATTAAACTTAAATATTCTTGGAACAGTTGATTCGATTTTTGGAGGCGTATTACTAATCTTCGGTGGATTCTTAGTAACTTTCTTTATGGGATGGGTAGTCCCAGGAAAGTTCAATGAAGAGCTTAGTGATTCAAAAGTTGGAGTCAAAACGACCCGTTATTTAAAATTCATGACAAGATGGGTTGCGCCTCCAATTATTGGATTTGGACTATTTATAAGTGTGTTTGATTTACTGAAAGGTTGGGTAAGTTAG
- the polA gene encoding DNA polymerase I, with product MSLKSENSKKPILLLVDGHSLAFRSFYAFSKGIDGGLTTKEGFPTSVTYGFLKSLLDNCKNISPQGVGITFDTEKPTFRHELDPNYKANRDVAPDVFFQDIEQLEIILEESLNLPIFKSPGYEADDLLGTIANDASSKGWCVNILSGDRDLFQLVDDQKDIYVLYMGGGPYAKSGNPTLMNENGVKEKLGVAPERVVDLKALTGDSSDNIPGIKGVGPKTAINLLKENDTLDGIYQALDKIQKNNDKKYKGFIKGSVIEKLRNDKHNAFLSRDLAKINTEVPLILSNGYELKNINQELLSESLKKLELSTLLRQIDIFNSTFSKGGFDKNNVAKEEEKAPKVTGNNELENSENKIPKINVTVVNDFELLDKLIQRLDKTNQIVSLDTETNSLNPIDAELVGIGLCLGEENDDLFYIPLGHQTKKETPNQLSIEYVFSKLRNWIEDPKKEKALQNSKFDRQIFFNHGLILKGVTFDTLLADYLLNNQEKHGLSEISFRLFGFKPPSFKETVGKNKDFSFVDIDEASIYCGYDVFLTFKIVKIFKERFSKEKDELIKLFEEIELPLEPVLSQMEMNGITIDIPYLDKLSKELKSTLEDIESKVYELAEENFNLSSPKQLGEILFEKLNLDKKKSRKTKTGWSTDAVVLERLVDEHEIIQHLIKHRTLSKLLSTYIDALPNLINEKTGRVHTNFNQAATATGRLSSSNPNLQNIPVRTEFSRRIRKAFLPEKNCKLLSADYSQIELRILAHLADEEILINAFHKNDDIHSLTARLIFEKEQISSDERRVGKTINFGVIYGMGIKKFARSTGVSTPEAKEFLIKYKERYSKIFKFLELQERLALSKGYVKTIFGRKREFKFDKNGLGRLIGKDPYEIDLQSARRAGMEAQSLRAAANAPIQGSSADIIKIAMVQLNKKFIEMNVPAKMLLQVHDELLFEVEQDSLEITTKLVKKTMEDCVKLNVPLLVDIGIGDNWMETK from the coding sequence ATGAGTTTAAAATCTGAAAACTCTAAAAAACCAATTTTACTTTTAGTTGATGGCCACTCACTTGCTTTTAGGAGCTTCTATGCATTCAGCAAAGGGATCGATGGAGGTTTAACCACCAAAGAGGGATTCCCAACAAGTGTCACTTATGGATTTCTAAAAAGCCTTCTGGATAATTGCAAAAATATTAGTCCTCAGGGTGTTGGTATTACGTTTGATACCGAAAAACCAACTTTCAGGCATGAATTAGATCCAAATTATAAGGCCAATAGAGATGTAGCACCAGATGTTTTTTTTCAGGATATTGAACAACTAGAAATCATTTTAGAAGAAAGCCTTAATTTGCCAATTTTTAAATCTCCAGGATACGAAGCAGATGATCTCCTAGGCACAATTGCAAATGATGCTTCTTCTAAAGGATGGTGCGTGAATATTCTTTCTGGAGATAGGGACTTATTTCAATTAGTAGATGATCAAAAAGATATTTATGTACTTTATATGGGTGGTGGTCCATATGCTAAAAGTGGCAATCCAACTCTTATGAATGAAAATGGAGTAAAAGAAAAATTAGGTGTTGCGCCAGAAAGAGTAGTTGATCTTAAAGCCCTAACTGGTGATAGTTCTGATAATATTCCGGGTATTAAAGGGGTAGGTCCAAAAACTGCAATTAATCTACTAAAAGAGAACGACACTCTTGATGGAATCTATCAGGCTTTGGACAAGATTCAGAAGAACAACGATAAGAAATATAAAGGATTCATCAAAGGTTCAGTTATAGAAAAGCTCAGAAACGATAAACATAATGCTTTTCTTTCCAGGGATTTAGCAAAAATAAATACTGAGGTGCCTTTGATTTTAAGTAACGGTTATGAATTAAAAAATATAAATCAAGAACTACTTTCAGAGTCACTGAAAAAATTAGAACTATCAACACTACTTAGACAAATTGATATTTTCAATTCAACTTTCAGCAAAGGTGGTTTTGACAAAAATAATGTAGCTAAAGAGGAGGAGAAGGCCCCAAAAGTCACAGGTAATAATGAATTAGAAAATAGTGAAAATAAAATCCCCAAAATAAACGTAACTGTTGTGAATGATTTCGAATTACTTGATAAATTAATTCAAAGATTAGACAAGACCAATCAAATAGTTTCTTTAGATACAGAGACCAATAGTTTGAATCCAATCGATGCGGAACTTGTTGGGATAGGGTTATGTCTTGGAGAAGAAAATGATGATTTATTTTATATACCTCTTGGTCATCAAACAAAAAAGGAGACCCCTAATCAATTATCAATTGAATATGTTTTCTCAAAGCTAAGAAATTGGATAGAAGATCCAAAAAAAGAAAAGGCGCTCCAAAACTCTAAATTTGATAGACAAATATTTTTTAATCATGGACTTATTCTTAAAGGCGTAACCTTTGACACCTTGTTAGCAGACTACCTTCTTAATAATCAGGAGAAACATGGGTTAAGTGAAATTAGTTTTAGATTATTTGGATTTAAGCCTCCTTCATTTAAGGAAACAGTTGGAAAAAATAAAGACTTTTCATTTGTTGATATTGATGAAGCTAGTATTTACTGTGGTTATGATGTATTTCTAACTTTTAAGATTGTCAAAATTTTTAAAGAAAGATTTTCAAAGGAAAAAGATGAATTAATCAAATTGTTCGAAGAAATCGAGCTACCTTTAGAGCCGGTATTATCTCAAATGGAAATGAATGGAATAACCATCGACATCCCTTATTTAGATAAACTCTCAAAAGAACTAAAAAGTACCTTAGAAGATATTGAAAGTAAAGTTTATGAATTGGCCGAAGAGAATTTTAATCTATCTTCACCAAAACAACTTGGTGAGATCTTGTTTGAAAAATTAAATTTGGATAAGAAAAAATCACGGAAAACAAAAACAGGATGGAGCACTGATGCAGTAGTTCTTGAGAGATTAGTCGACGAACATGAAATAATCCAACATTTAATAAAACACAGAACTCTTAGCAAATTACTAAGCACCTATATTGACGCTCTTCCAAATCTTATTAACGAAAAGACAGGAAGAGTTCATACAAACTTTAATCAAGCTGCTACAGCGACTGGGAGACTAAGTAGTAGCAATCCTAATCTTCAAAATATCCCAGTTAGGACTGAATTTAGTAGGAGAATCAGAAAAGCATTCTTACCTGAAAAAAATTGCAAACTTTTATCAGCGGATTATTCTCAGATCGAATTAAGAATACTTGCTCATTTAGCAGATGAAGAAATACTAATTAATGCGTTTCATAAAAATGATGACATTCACTCTTTGACTGCAAGATTAATTTTCGAGAAAGAACAAATATCATCCGACGAAAGAAGAGTTGGAAAAACAATAAATTTTGGAGTTATCTATGGTATGGGTATAAAAAAGTTTGCTCGTTCAACAGGAGTAAGTACACCAGAGGCAAAAGAGTTCCTAATAAAATATAAAGAAAGATATTCAAAAATTTTCAAATTTCTAGAACTCCAAGAAAGGCTTGCCTTATCAAAAGGTTATGTAAAAACAATATTTGGTAGAAAGAGGGAATTTAAATTTGATAAAAATGGACTTGGAAGATTAATAGGGAAAGATCCTTACGAAATTGACCTGCAATCTGCAAGAAGGGCTGGCATGGAAGCACAGTCATTAAGAGCCGCAGCTAATGCACCAATTCAGGGTTCAAGTGCAGACATTATTAAAATTGCAATGGTTCAACTAAATAAGAAATTCATAGAAATGAATGTTCCCGCAAAAATGCTTTTGCAAGTACATGATGAATTATTGTTTGAAGTTGAACAGGATTCTTTGGAAATTACGACGAAATTAGTAAAGAAGACTATGGAAGATTGTGTAAAATTAAATGTGCCTCTTTTAGTTGATATTGGTATTGGAGACAATTGGATGGAGACAAAATAA
- a CDS encoding protein adenylyltransferase SelO family protein: MSTKSDLLKVKLTENFSEFSQLSDYSFMNSLKADPQSTKDGNDHKPRSVYSGHYVPVVPTAIPEPEYISHSNKLFKELRLSSDLTKDRKFCSFFSGDMSVANYPMSPFGWATGYALSIYGTEYTQQCPFGTGNGYGDGRAISVFEGLFNGKRMEMQLKGGGPTPYCRGADGRAVLRSSVREFLAQELMDALGIPTSRSLTLYVSRSEIVRRPWYSKRSRYFEPDIMIDNKAAITTRVAPSFLRIGQIELFARRVRNNAHAEALNELKMIVQHLIYRNYKDEIENEISLESGVIKLAFLYRSRLISLVANWMRVGYCQGNFNSDNCAAGGYTLDYGPFGFCELFDPRFQPWTGGGEHFSFFNQPTAAEINFKTFCSSLSPLLSESKQAQEKLHQIEKDFSELMKKELKKMWASKLGLENYNGTLFNELFNLMVISKADYTILFRKLSEIPNSLDSIKDSFYLPINDELNNRWEVWIENWQSVLNKEGNIKAKSASMKSLNPVYTWREWMVVPAYEEAEKGNYKKIKELQDVFSNPYIEQPSEIDKKYNRLKPSQYFNYGGVSHYSCSS; encoded by the coding sequence ATGTCAACCAAATCTGATTTATTAAAAGTAAAGCTTACAGAAAATTTTTCTGAATTTTCTCAACTTTCTGACTATTCTTTTATGAATTCTCTGAAAGCAGATCCTCAATCAACAAAAGATGGAAATGATCATAAGCCACGTTCAGTCTATTCAGGTCATTACGTACCAGTAGTTCCAACAGCGATTCCAGAACCAGAATATATTTCCCATAGCAACAAACTTTTTAAAGAACTAAGGCTAAGCTCAGATCTAACAAAAGACCGAAAATTTTGTAGTTTTTTCTCAGGTGATATGTCTGTTGCTAATTATCCAATGAGTCCTTTTGGTTGGGCAACAGGCTATGCATTATCAATTTACGGGACTGAATATACCCAGCAATGTCCCTTTGGCACAGGTAATGGTTATGGCGATGGCAGAGCAATTTCTGTTTTCGAAGGTTTATTCAATGGGAAAAGAATGGAAATGCAACTTAAAGGAGGAGGTCCAACTCCCTACTGTCGCGGAGCAGATGGTAGAGCTGTCTTAAGGTCTAGCGTACGAGAATTTCTTGCACAGGAATTAATGGATGCCTTAGGAATCCCTACCTCAAGATCTTTAACACTTTATGTCTCACGTTCAGAAATAGTTAGAAGACCATGGTATTCCAAAAGGTCCAGATATTTTGAACCTGACATCATGATTGATAATAAAGCGGCAATTACTACGAGAGTCGCTCCATCTTTTTTACGTATAGGCCAGATTGAACTTTTTGCAAGACGAGTTCGTAATAATGCGCATGCTGAGGCCCTCAATGAATTAAAGATGATAGTTCAACATCTTATATATAGAAACTATAAAGATGAAATTGAAAATGAGATTTCACTTGAGAGTGGGGTAATAAAACTCGCTTTTTTATATAGATCGAGACTTATATCCCTCGTAGCTAATTGGATGCGAGTTGGTTATTGCCAGGGTAATTTCAATAGTGATAATTGTGCTGCAGGTGGCTACACCTTGGACTATGGACCCTTTGGATTCTGTGAATTATTTGATCCAAGATTTCAGCCCTGGACAGGCGGAGGGGAGCATTTCTCATTTTTTAACCAACCTACTGCTGCAGAAATTAACTTTAAAACATTTTGTTCTTCTCTTAGCCCCTTACTTTCAGAAAGCAAACAAGCTCAAGAAAAGTTACATCAAATCGAAAAGGATTTTTCGGAATTGATGAAAAAAGAGTTGAAAAAAATGTGGGCGAGCAAACTTGGATTAGAGAATTACAACGGAACTCTTTTTAATGAATTGTTTAATCTTATGGTCATTTCAAAAGCAGACTATACAATTTTGTTCCGTAAACTCTCTGAAATTCCTAATAGCTTAGATTCTATAAAAGACAGTTTCTATTTACCAATTAATGATGAGCTCAATAATAGATGGGAAGTATGGATTGAAAACTGGCAATCAGTCTTGAATAAAGAAGGAAATATTAAAGCAAAATCGGCATCAATGAAATCACTTAATCCAGTCTATACTTGGCGCGAATGGATGGTCGTTCCCGCATATGAAGAGGCTGAAAAAGGAAATTACAAAAAAATAAAAGAGTTACAGGATGTCTTTAGCAATCCATATATAGAACAACCCTCAGAAATAGATAAAAAATATAATCGACTAAAGCCAAGCCAGTATTTTAACTATGGAGGCGTCTCTCACTACAGCTGTTCTTCATAA
- a CDS encoding DUF3764 family protein, whose protein sequence is MGKSLNDFQRPTVIFQGSENVLYDIFMNHETKHIVEASGHIYEGTKIIHGSS, encoded by the coding sequence ATTGGTAAATCATTAAATGATTTTCAAAGACCAACTGTTATTTTTCAAGGATCAGAAAATGTTCTATACGATATTTTTATGAATCATGAAACTAAACATATTGTTGAAGCTTCAGGTCATATTTATGAAGGTACAAAAATAATTCACGGGAGTTCTTGA
- the ychF gene encoding redox-regulated ATPase YchF has product MLKAGIIGLPNVGKSTLFNALVENAKAQAANFPFCTIEPNKGIVSVPDQRLKELGDLSSSQNIIPTKIEFVDIAGLVKGASKGEGLGNKFLSNIREVDAIVHVVRCFEDSDVIHVSGKVDPLDDIEIINLELNLADLSQLQKRRERIKKQVRTSKEAAKEDTLLEKIEEKLQKGLSVRSISLSEEENLIIKQLGFLTAKPIIYATNLNENDLAEGNDFSSKVQSFASSENTECIKISAQVESELIELEPEDKKDYLMGLGVKEGGLSSLIRSTYKLLGLKTYFTTGEKETKAWTIKDGMTAPQAAGVIHTDFEKGFIRAQTISYQNLIDSGSIANAKTKGLLRSEGKEYIVNEGDVMEFLFNV; this is encoded by the coding sequence ATGTTAAAAGCAGGTATTATTGGACTACCAAATGTTGGAAAATCAACCTTATTTAATGCACTTGTAGAAAATGCTAAAGCACAAGCGGCTAATTTCCCCTTTTGTACTATAGAACCTAATAAAGGTATAGTTTCAGTTCCAGATCAAAGGTTAAAAGAGTTAGGTGATTTAAGTTCTAGCCAAAATATTATCCCAACAAAAATTGAATTTGTTGATATTGCAGGACTAGTAAAAGGAGCCAGTAAAGGTGAAGGTTTGGGAAATAAATTTTTATCAAATATTAGGGAGGTTGATGCAATAGTTCATGTTGTAAGGTGCTTTGAAGATAGTGATGTAATTCATGTATCCGGAAAGGTAGATCCTTTGGATGATATTGAGATAATTAATCTGGAATTGAATTTAGCTGATTTATCCCAACTGCAAAAAAGAAGAGAAAGAATTAAAAAACAAGTTAGAACTAGTAAAGAGGCAGCAAAAGAAGATACTTTATTAGAAAAAATTGAAGAAAAGCTACAGAAAGGACTTTCAGTTAGATCAATATCTTTAAGTGAAGAAGAAAATTTAATAATTAAGCAATTAGGCTTCCTTACCGCAAAACCAATTATTTATGCAACAAATTTGAATGAAAATGATTTAGCTGAAGGTAATGATTTCTCTTCAAAAGTTCAGAGTTTTGCAAGCAGTGAAAATACAGAATGCATAAAAATATCAGCGCAAGTCGAATCTGAATTAATAGAGTTAGAACCAGAAGATAAAAAAGACTATCTTATGGGTTTAGGAGTAAAAGAGGGAGGATTAAGTTCTTTAATTAGATCAACATATAAATTATTGGGATTAAAAACTTATTTCACTACCGGAGAAAAGGAGACAAAAGCATGGACCATAAAAGATGGGATGACTGCTCCACAGGCAGCAGGAGTAATTCATACTGATTTTGAAAAAGGATTTATAAGAGCTCAAACTATTTCATATCAAAATTTAATTGATTCAGGTTCAATTGCCAATGCAAAAACTAAAGGTCTTTTAAGAAGTGAAGGAAAGGAATATATTGTTAACGAAGGTGATGTGATGGAGTTCTTATTTAATGTTTAG
- a CDS encoding chlorophyll a/b-binding protein: protein MSPLSGFLAVIVFFTAILVAYLTKQFQKENLNYSSSNQMKNTNTKVKTIEKEKVVAETLNGRFAMLGLIAAVGAYLTTGQIIPGFV from the coding sequence ATGAGTCCACTTTCAGGTTTCTTAGCCGTAATTGTATTCTTTACGGCCATCCTTGTTGCTTATCTAACCAAGCAATTTCAAAAAGAAAATTTAAACTATTCATCTTCTAATCAAATGAAAAACACAAACACAAAAGTAAAAACAATCGAGAAAGAAAAAGTTGTTGCTGAAACACTTAACGGCAGATTCGCAATGCTTGGATTAATTGCTGCTGTTGGAGCATATCTAACAACAGGTCAAATAATTCCTGGTTTCGTTTAA
- a CDS encoding Nramp family divalent metal transporter — translation MNLTKGIKKSLGPGILLAGAAIGGSHLLSSTTAGARFGFSLLGLILLTNLLKYPFLLVGTRFTASTGKSLLEGFKERNPYYLPLFLIVSLITGTFTIAAVSFVSGVLLTNIPFFKAFPAMDLSIGILIFSGMILILGKYKALDRISKFLVALLTFLTLFAVLSLLFKGSINESLNISFFEPEISPWKLTNLAFLIPLMGWMPCPVELCVWPSLWMFSRAKDSNYTPNISEAEFDFNLGYAITVATAIFFLTLGAITMYGTGDGMLTGSGVSFAQKLILLYTKSIGEWSKWIIIPAAFAAMFSTTITCIDAYPRSISAIQGLLRGTDFGHMDSKAERNRFQIWMIAHIFASLIALLIARSGGVGVKDFVFAAMTGSFLTAPLFAWMAMDTINSKLVPIKNRYGSFLKTMCWIGLIFLTLFSLLFIANSFFGLGIG, via the coding sequence ATGAATTTAACAAAAGGAATTAAAAAAAGTTTAGGTCCAGGGATTTTGTTGGCTGGAGCGGCTATTGGAGGCTCTCATTTGCTGTCATCAACTACGGCTGGTGCGAGGTTTGGATTTTCATTATTAGGCCTAATCCTCCTTACTAATCTTTTAAAATATCCATTTTTATTGGTCGGGACTAGATTTACAGCATCTACCGGTAAATCATTATTAGAAGGTTTCAAAGAGAGGAATCCTTATTATCTTCCTTTATTTCTAATAGTTAGTCTAATCACAGGTACTTTTACAATAGCGGCTGTAAGTTTTGTTTCTGGTGTTCTATTAACTAATATTCCATTTTTTAAAGCTTTCCCAGCGATGGATTTATCTATAGGAATCCTTATCTTTTCTGGAATGATATTGATTCTTGGTAAATACAAAGCCCTTGATCGAATTTCAAAATTTTTGGTAGCTCTGCTAACTTTTTTAACATTATTTGCAGTTTTATCGCTTTTATTTAAAGGTTCAATCAATGAGTCTCTAAATATCAGTTTTTTTGAACCAGAAATTAGCCCATGGAAGTTAACAAATTTAGCTTTTTTGATCCCTTTAATGGGATGGATGCCTTGCCCAGTAGAGTTATGTGTATGGCCTTCTTTATGGATGTTTTCTCGAGCAAAAGATTCAAACTATACACCAAATATCAGTGAAGCAGAATTTGATTTTAATCTGGGTTACGCAATAACTGTTGCTACAGCTATTTTCTTCCTTACTCTTGGAGCAATAACTATGTATGGCACTGGCGATGGAATGCTTACTGGGAGTGGAGTATCTTTTGCTCAGAAGTTAATACTACTTTATACAAAATCTATTGGTGAATGGTCCAAATGGATAATTATTCCTGCAGCATTTGCCGCAATGTTCAGTACTACAATTACTTGTATAGATGCATATCCAAGAAGTATTTCTGCTATTCAAGGTTTATTGAGGGGTACTGATTTTGGTCATATGGATTCGAAGGCTGAAAGAAATAGATTTCAAATTTGGATGATTGCACATATCTTTGCATCTTTAATAGCTTTGCTAATCGCAAGGTCTGGAGGTGTAGGTGTAAAAGATTTTGTATTCGCGGCAATGACTGGAAGTTTCCTTACCGCCCCTTTATTTGCATGGATGGCAATGGATACCATAAATAGCAAATTAGTTCCAATTAAAAATAGATATGGATCTTTTCTAAAAACAATGTGTTGGATAGGATTAATTTTCTTAACTTTATTTAGCTTATTGTTTATTGCAAATTCATTTTTTGGGTTAGGAATAGGTTAA
- a CDS encoding high light inducible protein, which produces MANSNVTTESGGRQNMFPTETRPYIDESVSYDSYPQNAEKVNGRWAMIGFIALVGAYVSTGQIIPGIF; this is translated from the coding sequence ATGGCTAATTCAAACGTTACTACTGAATCAGGTGGCAGGCAGAATATGTTTCCTACCGAGACACGTCCTTACATAGATGAGTCTGTTTCTTACGACAGCTACCCACAAAATGCAGAAAAAGTTAATGGTCGTTGGGCGATGATTGGGTTTATTGCTTTAGTAGGTGCTTACGTTTCAACCGGACAAATCATTCCTGGCATTTTTTAA
- a CDS encoding efflux RND transporter periplasmic adaptor subunit, producing MLDLIKKNINLRSGIILLSLTIFFVFITNSFKKNKSKDISDFVVQVEKGILSDSINTSGEVKAIRTSNIGPRKQGVIKEINVDEGDLVKKDQVLASLDDEDFIYKIEELELNFEKQKSEFLRREYLYQEGAVSKEDYESYKNNYNISSAKLNDAKAEKSFYLIKAPYGGKITAKYAEIGSYVTPSTNLSSDPKTKNFIFELSEGLEIVAKVPESDIGRIKIGQEASVRIEAYPSKKYSAVVKKIATRAVKDNNVTSFEVTLNFKDIFEEIKIGMTADLEFRVEGNEEKILVPTVSIVTEKGEKGILKVDKNNSPKFEKIEIGISSGNKTSVIDGLEPGEQIFIDIPPWAKKRK from the coding sequence ATGCTTGATTTAATAAAAAAAAATATAAATCTAAGAAGTGGAATTATATTGCTTTCTTTAACTATATTTTTCGTTTTTATAACCAATTCCTTCAAGAAAAATAAATCAAAAGACATTTCTGATTTTGTAGTTCAAGTTGAAAAAGGAATCCTCTCAGATTCAATTAATACTAGTGGTGAAGTAAAAGCAATCAGGACAAGCAATATTGGACCTCGTAAGCAAGGGGTAATAAAAGAAATCAATGTAGATGAGGGCGATCTTGTAAAAAAAGATCAGGTTTTAGCATCTCTTGATGATGAAGACTTTATCTATAAAATTGAAGAACTAGAATTAAATTTCGAAAAACAAAAATCTGAATTTTTAAGAAGAGAATATTTATATCAAGAAGGTGCAGTAAGCAAAGAAGATTACGAAAGTTATAAAAATAACTACAACATTAGTAGTGCCAAACTTAATGATGCAAAAGCTGAAAAAAGTTTCTATCTAATTAAAGCTCCTTATGGAGGAAAGATAACTGCAAAATATGCGGAGATAGGATCTTATGTCACACCAAGTACAAACTTAAGTTCAGACCCTAAAACCAAAAACTTTATTTTTGAACTATCAGAGGGTCTAGAAATTGTTGCCAAAGTTCCTGAGAGTGACATTGGCAGAATAAAAATAGGTCAAGAAGCCTCAGTAAGAATTGAGGCTTATCCCTCAAAAAAATATAGCGCCGTAGTTAAAAAAATAGCTACAAGAGCTGTAAAAGATAATAATGTAACCTCATTCGAAGTAACTTTAAATTTTAAAGATATTTTTGAAGAAATTAAAATTGGAATGACTGCAGATCTCGAATTTAGAGTCGAAGGTAATGAAGAAAAAATCCTAGTACCAACAGTTTCTATTGTCACAGAAAAAGGTGAAAAAGGAATTTTGAAAGTTGATAAAAATAATTCTCCCAAATTTGAAAAAATCGAAATTGGTATTAGTAGTGGAAATAAAACTTCAGTCATTGATGGATTAGAACCTGGAGAGCAAATCTTTATTGATATTCCACCTTGGGCCAAGAAGAGAAAATGA